From one Desmospora activa DSM 45169 genomic stretch:
- a CDS encoding cytosine permease, with translation MTFHLKDDFARQPVPLAERRKWFLITLVWIGVGTDIFAAVIGLHLADGQTVLGALIALLIANVILGIIGGYCAYIGSATGLSTGMITRFAFGTTGGRLVTWVIVLVWFTINGASVSLLGESAQYTLQAIGIPISVSWAAVLGGLLVTITATVGYIAIERLSMVAVPLMLFLLGGLIGKVIGTENKGEWLHAVPTDGISLSMGSAISFIVASWMIVVVITPDIARWAKSKRDAYLSGFFGFLIGNSLMIGLSVIIIRITGVETVIDIFLSVGWGILAIFTIILAQWTTMDNALYSIGLGLSSLIRAPKYLLTMITGLIGCVLGYFQIHQWVAFLINISGILLAPIAAVYMVEYFFLNRSRFLFAFIRDSQLKPIYWTALTSWIIAALIGLMTTPPGEGGFGLFQLTTAASLDAFLAAGIIHFLIGTINERFNGPQREVTNV, from the coding sequence ATGACGTTTCACTTAAAGGATGATTTTGCCCGTCAACCGGTTCCCTTGGCCGAGCGAAGAAAATGGTTTCTCATTACTTTAGTATGGATCGGGGTAGGAACGGATATATTTGCGGCGGTAATCGGTCTACATTTGGCCGATGGACAAACAGTATTAGGGGCCCTTATTGCATTACTGATAGCAAATGTGATTCTAGGAATTATCGGTGGCTACTGTGCTTACATAGGAAGTGCAACGGGATTGTCTACTGGGATGATTACCCGCTTTGCTTTTGGAACGACTGGCGGACGACTGGTCACCTGGGTAATCGTACTTGTCTGGTTTACGATCAATGGAGCATCGGTCAGCTTGCTCGGTGAATCGGCCCAATATACACTCCAAGCCATCGGCATTCCAATCTCGGTTTCCTGGGCAGCTGTCCTCGGCGGTTTACTGGTAACCATTACCGCAACCGTTGGTTATATTGCAATCGAACGACTAAGTATGGTTGCTGTCCCGTTAATGTTATTTCTATTAGGCGGATTAATCGGGAAAGTAATTGGAACGGAAAACAAAGGAGAATGGTTACACGCGGTTCCCACTGATGGAATTTCCTTAAGCATGGGATCGGCGATTTCATTCATCGTTGCCAGTTGGATGATTGTTGTTGTAATCACCCCTGATATTGCACGTTGGGCCAAATCCAAACGAGATGCTTATTTATCCGGTTTTTTTGGATTTTTGATTGGAAACAGCCTGATGATCGGTCTATCTGTTATCATTATCCGGATTACTGGAGTGGAAACTGTGATCGACATTTTCTTGTCCGTCGGTTGGGGAATATTAGCTATCTTTACGATCATCCTCGCGCAGTGGACCACCATGGATAATGCTCTGTATTCTATTGGATTAGGTTTGTCTTCTCTAATTCGAGCGCCGAAGTATCTTCTAACTATGATTACGGGCCTAATTGGGTGTGTCTTAGGGTATTTTCAAATCCATCAATGGGTTGCCTTTTTAATTAATATTTCAGGTATATTACTCGCCCCGATCGCAGCCGTGTATATGGTAGAATACTTTTTTCTAAACCGATCACGGTTTTTATTTGCCTTTATTCGAGATAGTCAATTAAAACCGATTTATTGGACAGCACTTACCTCCTGGATCATTGCCGCCCTCATCGGATTGATGACCACCCCTCCAGGTGAAGGAGGATTTGGACTGTTTCAACTCACTACCGCTGCAAGTCTCGATGCCTTTTTAGCTGCCGGGATTATCCATTTTCTAATTGGAACTATAAACGAGCGGTTCAACGGCCCGCAAAGGGAGGTTACCAATGTCTGA
- a CDS encoding OAM dimerization domain-containing protein, with protein sequence MNPTLDLKRVKPYGDTRDDGVVQLSFSLPVPCGEEAREAARQLAAQMGLEEPQVYHMADLEENYTYFILYGRCIHTVDFHSIRVPKVDAERMDFYGVNRFIREEIGRKLVVIGACTGTDAHTVGIDAIMNMKGYNGEYGLERYPEIDAYNLGSQVPNEEMLAQAMGLKADAVLVSQVVTQKGVHIQNLTELVELAEAEGIREQLILICGGPRINHEMALELGFDAGFGPGSLAPDVASFIVHEVKRRMG encoded by the coding sequence ATGAATCCGACACTGGACTTGAAGCGCGTCAAACCCTATGGCGACACTCGTGATGATGGGGTGGTGCAACTTAGTTTCTCACTCCCCGTTCCCTGTGGAGAAGAGGCGCGGGAGGCGGCGCGGCAGCTGGCGGCACAGATGGGACTGGAAGAGCCCCAGGTGTACCATATGGCGGACCTGGAGGAGAACTACACCTACTTCATCCTTTATGGCCGTTGTATCCATACAGTTGACTTTCATTCTATCCGTGTGCCCAAAGTGGATGCAGAGCGGATGGATTTCTATGGTGTCAACCGCTTTATTCGCGAAGAAATCGGGCGCAAGCTAGTGGTGATTGGAGCGTGCACCGGCACGGACGCCCACACGGTCGGCATCGATGCCATTATGAATATGAAGGGATACAACGGAGAATACGGGCTGGAACGCTATCCGGAGATCGATGCCTACAACCTCGGCAGCCAAGTGCCCAATGAGGAGATGCTGGCCCAGGCGATGGGGTTAAAGGCCGATGCAGTGCTGGTATCCCAAGTAGTGACCCAGAAAGGCGTCCATATCCAAAACCTGACCGAGCTGGTGGAACTGGCAGAAGCCGAGGGCATCCGTGAACAGCTCATCCTCATCTGCGGCGGCCCCCGTATCAACCACGAAATGGCGCTGGAACTGGGCTTTGACGCCGGTTTCGGCCCCGGTTCCCTCGCCCCGGATGTGGCCTCTTTTATTGTGCATGAGGTAAAGCGACGGATGGGGTGA
- a CDS encoding type II toxin-antitoxin system RelE/ParE family toxin, which produces MGIKRHPDFDKDLTALFHQAINVNEMIACVEKALNEIEKYPAAQATLKRPPLKGLYKKKFFSVLHPAENLKPDLRIVYQYLPEESVILLFAVVRENSYGSIERRDQSSLL; this is translated from the coding sequence ATGGGAATTAAGCGACATCCGGATTTTGACAAGGATTTAACTGCCCTTTTCCATCAAGCGATAAACGTTAATGAGATGATTGCATGCGTAGAGAAAGCCTTAAATGAGATTGAAAAGTATCCCGCAGCACAAGCAACATTGAAACGACCACCTTTAAAGGGACTATATAAGAAAAAGTTTTTTTCAGTACTACACCCAGCTGAAAATTTAAAACCAGACCTACGCATTGTATATCAGTATCTTCCAGAAGAGTCCGTCATCCTTCTCTTTGCGGTTGTTCGAGAGAACAGTTATGGTTCAATCGAACGTCGTGATCAGTCCTCTTTACTATAA
- a CDS encoding helix-turn-helix domain-containing protein yields MGKIRVVLRDTLNELGMTQKELAQRTQIRESTISLLTRDAGSSVNKEILARVMDALEIDDIRKIIKYEPDEK; encoded by the coding sequence GTGGGGAAAATACGTGTCGTCCTGCGGGATACATTGAACGAACTGGGTATGACACAAAAAGAACTTGCTCAACGTACCCAAATTAGGGAATCTACAATCAGCTTGTTAACCCGAGATGCGGGGTCCTCAGTCAATAAGGAAATTCTCGCCAGAGTAATGGATGCACTTGAGATTGACGATATACGGAAGATTATTAAGTATGAGCCGGACGAGAAATAA
- a CDS encoding GNAT family N-acetyltransferase: MLSNNVQIRPIRETDLLGVQKVAHTTWFNTYNKILPEESIQKFLSHAYSLDHLKKSWEEDIKKTPRQFYVIADKDSIIGYGQLTERAPAEYELTRIYILPEFQGKGLGKRLLNQLIDTIHPLQRMFAWVEKENSVGRTFYQSMNFHVEKELQDNFFGTITTLLQYARK; this comes from the coding sequence TTGTTAAGTAATAATGTACAAATTCGTCCAATTAGGGAGACTGATTTATTGGGGGTTCAGAAAGTAGCCCATACGACTTGGTTTAATACATATAATAAAATCTTACCAGAAGAATCCATTCAAAAGTTCTTGTCACACGCGTATTCGTTAGACCATTTGAAAAAATCTTGGGAAGAAGACATTAAAAAAACTCCACGTCAGTTTTACGTTATTGCAGACAAGGATAGCATTATTGGATATGGTCAATTAACAGAAAGAGCCCCCGCAGAGTACGAATTAACTCGTATCTATATCCTTCCAGAATTTCAAGGCAAGGGGCTGGGTAAACGTCTACTAAATCAATTGATTGACACTATTCATCCCCTTCAACGTATGTTTGCTTGGGTGGAGAAGGAAAATTCAGTCGGACGAACATTTTACCAGTCTATGAATTTTCACGTTGAAAAAGAGCTCCAAGACAACTTCTTTGGTACCATAACCACTCTATTACAATATGCACGAAAGTAG
- a CDS encoding tetratricopeptide repeat protein, which translates to MKTYQLHDIGEIIRKVRKQRGFRLEDLADDNISVATISNIERNVPHVSTDKVLYLLEKLNLSLDSLPRFMLEKKGELKALNFKLLGAESLFSNGKWEKALDILDSFELDDSHSLAAKVYYLKGKCFIKADKWKKAERNLFKAIQLASQQEDRDNIEAASFNELAIICYFHNDLDKAIQFVTSGLDAFETNGKQGSLFWLLNMNKALFFERLGKLSDSMNIVLEVWESLETIDESDTVLIFYWLRTELLRRMGELKGSEKYALAGIDIARRNSDFNQLFELWVVLGCTYVDQEKYEDAEFSFEQALTLDGPKEHKLITAYAWLGKLYVLQKKWDQALPALENALSLGKKHNDISRYGQALQYMGDYFREKGEPDKAIVYYQESLELAQNHNMKKKEYIALFRLAQCWEGVSKEEFQQATVEAISQIIKMQTRS; encoded by the coding sequence ATGAAAACATACCAGCTTCACGATATAGGTGAAATTATTCGAAAGGTAAGAAAGCAACGTGGGTTCCGTTTGGAAGATTTGGCGGACGACAATATTTCCGTCGCAACCATAAGTAACATTGAGCGCAACGTTCCCCACGTCAGCACAGATAAGGTTCTGTACCTCCTCGAAAAGTTGAATCTGAGCCTAGACAGTCTTCCAAGGTTTATGCTGGAAAAAAAGGGAGAATTAAAAGCACTAAACTTCAAGCTTCTAGGGGCCGAATCACTTTTTAGTAACGGAAAGTGGGAAAAAGCACTGGATATCCTTGACTCATTCGAGCTGGATGACAGTCATTCATTGGCGGCCAAGGTCTATTATCTAAAGGGAAAATGCTTTATCAAGGCAGATAAATGGAAGAAGGCAGAAAGGAATCTTTTTAAGGCCATTCAATTAGCAAGCCAACAAGAAGATAGAGATAACATTGAGGCGGCCAGCTTTAATGAGCTTGCGATCATCTGCTATTTCCATAATGACCTGGACAAAGCGATACAATTTGTTACAAGTGGACTGGATGCCTTTGAAACGAACGGAAAACAAGGATCTTTATTTTGGCTCCTAAATATGAATAAGGCTTTGTTTTTTGAAAGGCTAGGTAAACTAAGTGATAGTATGAATATTGTTCTCGAGGTTTGGGAATCGCTTGAAACAATAGATGAGAGCGATACTGTCCTTATTTTTTATTGGTTACGGACTGAATTGTTGCGTAGGATGGGAGAGTTGAAGGGATCCGAAAAATATGCGCTTGCGGGTATTGATATCGCTCGCAGAAACAGTGACTTTAATCAGTTATTTGAATTGTGGGTTGTGTTGGGATGTACCTATGTCGATCAGGAAAAATACGAAGACGCTGAATTTTCTTTTGAACAAGCCTTAACACTGGATGGACCAAAAGAGCATAAACTTATAACAGCCTATGCTTGGTTGGGTAAACTGTATGTTCTACAAAAGAAATGGGATCAGGCACTTCCTGCATTGGAGAATGCCTTATCTTTGGGTAAAAAGCACAATGATATTTCTAGGTATGGCCAGGCCCTTCAATATATGGGGGATTATTTCAGAGAAAAAGGTGAACCTGATAAGGCAATCGTTTACTATCAAGAAAGTCTGGAGTTAGCACAAAACCACAATATGAAGAAAAAGGAGTATATCGCTTTATTTCGATTAGCCCAATGTTGGGAAGGGGTTAGTAAGGAGGAATTTCAACAAGCAACAGTAGAGGCAATTTCACAAATCATAAAAATGCAAACAAGATCGTAA